In Acidobacteriota bacterium, the following proteins share a genomic window:
- a CDS encoding HAMP domain-containing protein translates to MRQAYAGTSAAPEEPKIRFFHSVRQKLLMLVTVLALLPLAGLSIFSYVAGGNQIRDRIRFSLEKMAQDTADKMDLLLRAKKEELHSMATTAPLVLRRASPPGWDRMIPLLNNYCFNHEGYDALLVVDATGAVVAVNTTDRNMAPIPRARLERVLGRNISEFPEERRLFAASIQGQHSHADWYASAIAGALCDYEDEDGSHRYNIALSEPFRDPATREITGVWINIVNWSLFQNVLDNVELDLAGMELPTGFGFLTAGDANTVIGHRDRKNRPGSASPADAYGARFTEDFGILALGDAVRDRERGSGYRMPDGARKLAGIAPVSDTAFGWNVGVEVDETDILRPLRKLGFWLALTTGALALPVVFFTWMTARRITLSLRALIRSARTMARGNFRQRVPLRSSDELGILAATFNEMGDALFAREVQLQELTRNLEAMVRERTLELENSHEALKRAYFDLQSAQEQLVQTEKMASLGQLVSGIAHEIKNPLNFIYGNTGFLGEYTEKLQSLVEGLDRLPSLSDEDREEIARRKEEIHYAFIKEDLKILIGNFAEGAHRINTIVSDLRTFSRMDTDAVSDVDLHASIEMSLNLLRNQYRNRIEIHKEYGDLPRIQGYAGKLNQVMMNLLSNAFAAVREKGDVWIRTRRQGDGVEIEIEDNGVGIPAENLKRIFEPFFTTKPVGQGTGLGLSISYGIIEQHQGKIEVSGAPGGGSVFTVRLPVIQEKSR, encoded by the coding sequence GTGCGACAGGCATACGCCGGAACGAGCGCGGCACCGGAAGAGCCGAAAATCCGTTTTTTCCACAGCGTCAGGCAGAAGCTCCTGATGCTGGTGACGGTGCTGGCGCTCCTCCCCCTGGCGGGCCTGTCGATCTTCTCCTATGTCGCCGGCGGAAATCAGATCCGGGACCGCATCCGGTTTTCGCTCGAAAAAATGGCCCAGGACACCGCCGACAAGATGGACCTGCTCCTGCGCGCGAAGAAGGAGGAGCTCCATTCCATGGCGACCACCGCTCCGCTGGTTCTGCGCCGCGCGAGTCCCCCCGGGTGGGACCGGATGATCCCGCTGCTGAACAACTACTGCTTCAACCACGAAGGCTACGATGCGCTCCTGGTCGTCGACGCCACGGGTGCCGTCGTCGCGGTGAACACCACGGACCGGAACATGGCCCCCATCCCGCGGGCGAGGCTCGAGAGGGTCCTTGGAAGGAACATTTCGGAATTCCCCGAGGAGCGGAGGCTGTTCGCCGCCTCGATCCAGGGGCAGCATTCCCATGCCGACTGGTACGCGTCGGCGATTGCGGGGGCCCTCTGTGATTACGAGGACGAGGACGGAAGCCACCGGTACAACATCGCGCTGTCGGAGCCGTTTCGCGATCCCGCGACGCGGGAGATCACGGGGGTCTGGATCAACATCGTGAACTGGTCCCTCTTCCAGAACGTGCTCGACAACGTGGAACTGGATCTGGCCGGCATGGAGCTCCCGACCGGGTTCGGCTTCCTGACCGCGGGGGACGCCAATACCGTCATCGGCCACCGGGACCGGAAGAACCGGCCCGGGTCGGCGTCCCCCGCCGATGCCTACGGGGCGCGGTTCACGGAGGACTTCGGGATCCTCGCCCTCGGCGATGCCGTGCGCGACCGGGAGCGCGGCAGCGGATACCGGATGCCCGACGGAGCGCGCAAGCTCGCCGGGATCGCGCCGGTCTCCGACACCGCCTTCGGCTGGAATGTGGGGGTCGAGGTGGATGAGACCGACATCCTCCGGCCGCTCCGGAAACTGGGGTTCTGGCTGGCGCTGACCACCGGGGCACTGGCTTTGCCGGTGGTTTTCTTCACCTGGATGACCGCGCGGCGCATCACGCTTTCCCTCAGGGCCCTGATCCGTTCCGCGAGAACGATGGCCCGGGGCAACTTCCGTCAGAGGGTGCCGCTCCGTTCCTCCGATGAACTCGGGATCCTTGCGGCCACCTTCAACGAAATGGGGGACGCCCTGTTTGCCAGGGAGGTGCAGCTTCAGGAGTTGACGCGGAACCTGGAAGCGATGGTGCGGGAGCGCACGCTGGAGCTCGAGAATTCCCATGAAGCCCTGAAGAGGGCGTATTTCGATCTCCAGAGCGCCCAGGAGCAGCTGGTCCAGACGGAGAAAATGGCGTCCTTGGGACAGCTGGTCTCCGGGATCGCGCACGAAATCAAAAACCCGCTCAACTTCATATACGGCAACACCGGTTTCCTGGGCGAGTACACCGAAAAGCTCCAGTCGCTGGTCGAGGGGCTGGACCGTCTCCCCAGCCTTTCCGATGAGGACCGGGAGGAAATCGCCCGCCGGAAGGAGGAGATCCACTACGCCTTCATCAAGGAGGACCTCAAGATCCTGATCGGCAATTTTGCCGAGGGGGCGCACAGGATCAACACGATCGTTTCCGACCTGCGCACCTTCTCCCGCATGGATACCGACGCGGTTTCGGACGTGGACCTGCACGCGTCGATCGAGATGTCGCTCAACCTGCTGCGCAACCAGTACCGTAACCGGATCGAGATCCACAAGGAATACGGCGACCTCCCCAGGATCCAGGGCTACGCGGGCAAGCTGAACCAGGTGATGATGAACCTCCTCTCCAACGCTTTTGCCGCCGTCAGGGAGAAGGGGGACGTCTGGATCCGCACCCGCCGGCAGGGGGACGGGGTGGAGATCGAAATCGAGGACAACGGGGTCGGCATCCCCGCGGAGAATCTCAAGCGGATCTTCGAACCGTTCTTCACCACCAAGCCGGTCGGCCAGGGGACGGGGCTGGGCCTGAGCATCAGCT
- a CDS encoding BamA/TamA family outer membrane protein — MMRKDPLLLPRSLLCALVVFLTGLSGSAGAQSYFAFPLPYGKIVREIRIRGLVQTPESTVIRLLESKVGEPYTEETEDHDRRYLDRLGLFAAVQADPVVVGDEVFLTLSIRELPNFVPFPKLTISDTNGTSGGMGVRMANLLGRTISLSGSFKLGGATHADLSLETPWQAPGEKSYGVQYDYRDRRDKHDAHRENSHELDLRLGVNLHSDWMLSARGGYLSFGSDTPGITLSPANRDHTPFLGAMLEYDHLDSASVPRNGWRGIFDLTQNGGFLGGDGDFVTAQFDLRRYQSLAHRHGLVLFTFASLQSGRVGGDLPVYRDFHIGGTNTVRGWESGARQGKNQFINTVEYRYDLLHPRLFRVRRYSLYYGLQLAAFADMGTAWSEGGDFTRNVIAGGGVGVRFLVPFLDVIRLDFGFGQAGASIQPHLHIHEKAHYTRKRIR, encoded by the coding sequence ATGATGCGGAAAGATCCTCTCCTCCTCCCCAGGAGTCTTCTCTGTGCCCTGGTCGTTTTCCTGACCGGCTTGTCCGGATCGGCCGGGGCGCAATCCTATTTCGCCTTTCCCCTCCCCTATGGAAAAATCGTGCGCGAAATAAGGATCCGGGGGTTGGTCCAGACCCCGGAATCCACCGTCATCCGGCTCCTGGAGTCCAAGGTGGGGGAACCCTACACCGAGGAGACGGAAGACCATGACCGCCGCTACCTGGACCGCCTGGGACTTTTTGCCGCGGTGCAGGCCGATCCCGTGGTCGTCGGGGACGAAGTTTTTCTCACCCTGAGCATCCGGGAACTCCCCAATTTCGTCCCCTTTCCCAAACTGACCATAAGCGACACCAACGGGACTTCCGGGGGGATGGGCGTCAGGATGGCCAACCTCCTGGGGCGCACGATCTCCCTCTCGGGATCGTTCAAGCTGGGGGGCGCGACCCACGCGGACCTTTCGCTCGAAACCCCGTGGCAGGCGCCCGGGGAAAAATCGTACGGCGTGCAGTACGACTACCGCGACCGCAGGGACAAGCATGACGCCCACCGCGAGAATTCGCACGAGCTGGACCTGCGCCTGGGGGTGAACCTCCATTCCGACTGGATGTTGAGCGCCAGGGGGGGGTATCTTTCCTTCGGAAGCGACACCCCCGGGATCACCCTTTCCCCTGCCAACCGGGACCACACGCCTTTTCTCGGGGCGATGCTCGAGTACGACCACCTCGATTCCGCGTCCGTTCCCCGCAACGGCTGGAGGGGCATATTCGATTTGACGCAAAACGGCGGCTTCCTGGGGGGGGACGGCGATTTCGTCACGGCCCAGTTCGATCTCCGGCGCTACCAGTCCCTCGCACACCGCCACGGCCTGGTTCTCTTCACCTTCGCCTCCCTGCAGAGCGGGCGGGTCGGGGGGGACCTCCCCGTGTATCGCGATTTTCACATCGGAGGCACGAACACGGTGCGGGGGTGGGAATCGGGCGCCCGCCAGGGAAAGAACCAGTTCATCAACACGGTCGAGTATCGCTACGACCTGCTCCACCCCCGGCTGTTCCGCGTGCGGAGGTACAGCCTCTATTACGGCCTGCAGCTGGCGGCCTTCGCCGACATGGGAACCGCGTGGAGCGAGGGGGGGGACTTCACCCGGAACGTGATCGCGGGAGGGGGGGTGGGGGTCCGGTTCCTCGTCCCGTTCCTGGATGTCATCCGCCTGGATTTCGGTTTCGGGCAGGCGGGCGCGTCGATCCAGCCCCACCTGCACATCCACGAAAAGGCTCACTATACCCGCAAACGGATCCGCTAG
- the rpoC gene encoding DNA-directed RNA polymerase subunit beta', with product MEKSDLSTDFDSIRISLASPEKIRAWSRGEVTKPETINYRTFKPERDGLFCARIFGPVTDWECLCGKYKRMKYRGVVCDKCGVEVTLSKVRRERLGHIELASPCSHVWFFKGLPSRIGHLLDISLRDLERVLYFEAYVVVDPGEAPIKAGELLNEERYRSLVQDFPGKFRAMMGAEAIKELLRQVDVEVAAEELRAAMKTETSQLKKLKYAKRLKVVDAFRKSGNKPEWMILDVIPVIPPELRPLVPLDGGRFATSDLNDLYRRVINRNNRLKKLMELRAPEVIIRNEKRMLQEAVDAMFDNGRRGRVLRGANNRPLKSLSDTLKGKSGRFRQNLLGKRVDYSGRSVIVVGPELKLHQCGLPKKMALELFKPFIYNRLEKDGHAATIKGAKEMVERQESVVWDILEEVIKDHPVMLNRAPTLHRLGIQAFEPVLVEGKAIKIPPLVCAAFNADFDGDQMAVHIPLSPEAQIEASVLMLSSHNILSPANGQPIAIPSQDIVLGCYYLTKAKRGTRGEGRVFGSFDEAMFALENGMVERLTPIRYRYTGALMDLTTQNDDQAVMRADVRDVDNEFINTTIGRLIFNSVLPEGIPFVNGLMKKKGLQQLVNYCYLRFGLDATVPMLDDLKNLGFLHATKAGISIGIDDLIVPDNKGELVDAAREAVIEVEKQYQDGAITDGERYNKIIDVWSDVTERVSDEMFRKMAQQDQSGYEFNPIYIMADSGARGSKQQIRQLAGMRGLMAKPSGEIIETPITANFREGLTVLQYFISTHGARKGLADTALKTADSGYLTRRLVDVAQDVIISMDDCNTLDGIYVTSIIEGGEIIEPLRDRIVGRVSLENIKDPLTGETILGINEEITESLAAEIQAAGIEKVKIRSVLTCKAKRGVCIKCYGRNLATGNLVDLGEAVGVIAAQSIGEPGTQLTMRTFHIGGTASRTHEHSTEEARNEGIAKFLNVLHVTNKDGNLVVMNRNGTLIIADEAGRERERYPAAYGATLKVKEGQRVKPGQTLIEWDPYSFAILTEFGGTVVFKDIHDGLTVKEERDENTGLVRQVIMESADEKYQPQVGIRNEKGKIVKSYLLPSKAHLWVDNGEEVYPGSILSKIPRETRKTKDITGGLPRIVELFEARKPKETAVITEIDGVVRYAGLVRNQRKIEVHHESGIIKEYLLPRGVHINVQEGEYVRAGEALMDGPRNPHDILRVLGEKELQGYLVNEIQEVYRLQGVNINDKHIEVIVRQMMRWIKVEEVGDTEFLLDEQVDKFRFYEENDRTETSGGIPAKGRPLLLGITKASLSTDSFISAASFQETTRVLTEAAISGKVDYLRGLKENVIMGRLIPAGTGMEYYHNIKLTEELVPMELPEGDEGGESDLLASGLDIELLNPKPADVG from the coding sequence ATGGAAAAATCGGATTTGAGCACGGATTTCGACAGCATCCGCATCAGTCTGGCGTCTCCGGAAAAGATAAGGGCGTGGTCCCGCGGCGAGGTCACCAAGCCGGAGACGATCAACTACCGCACCTTCAAGCCGGAGAGGGACGGGCTCTTCTGCGCTCGGATCTTCGGCCCGGTCACCGACTGGGAATGCCTGTGCGGGAAATACAAGCGCATGAAATACCGCGGCGTGGTCTGCGACAAGTGCGGCGTCGAAGTCACTCTTTCCAAGGTGCGCCGCGAGCGGCTCGGGCACATCGAGCTCGCCTCCCCCTGCTCCCACGTCTGGTTCTTCAAGGGGCTTCCCAGCCGGATCGGGCACCTGCTCGACATCAGCCTCCGGGACCTGGAACGCGTGCTCTATTTCGAGGCCTACGTCGTCGTCGACCCGGGCGAAGCGCCGATCAAGGCGGGCGAACTGCTGAACGAGGAGAGATACCGTTCGCTGGTCCAGGATTTCCCCGGGAAATTCCGGGCCATGATGGGGGCCGAGGCCATCAAGGAGCTGCTCCGGCAGGTGGACGTCGAGGTCGCCGCCGAGGAACTGCGCGCGGCCATGAAGACGGAGACCTCGCAGCTGAAAAAACTCAAATACGCCAAGCGCCTGAAGGTGGTCGACGCGTTCCGCAAATCGGGCAACAAGCCGGAGTGGATGATCCTCGACGTCATCCCCGTCATCCCGCCGGAGCTGCGCCCCCTGGTGCCGCTCGACGGCGGACGGTTCGCCACGTCGGACCTCAACGACCTCTACCGGCGCGTGATCAACCGGAACAACCGCCTGAAGAAGCTCATGGAACTCCGCGCCCCGGAAGTCATCATCCGCAACGAGAAGCGGATGCTCCAGGAGGCGGTCGACGCCATGTTCGACAACGGCCGCAGGGGGCGCGTGCTCCGCGGCGCCAATAACCGGCCGCTGAAATCGCTGAGCGACACCCTCAAGGGCAAATCGGGCCGGTTCCGCCAGAACCTGCTCGGGAAGCGCGTGGACTATTCCGGGCGCTCGGTCATCGTTGTCGGGCCGGAACTGAAGCTGCACCAGTGCGGCCTCCCCAAGAAGATGGCGCTCGAGCTGTTCAAGCCCTTCATCTACAACCGCCTGGAGAAGGATGGGCATGCGGCCACCATCAAGGGCGCCAAGGAGATGGTGGAGCGCCAGGAATCGGTGGTCTGGGACATCCTCGAGGAGGTGATCAAGGACCACCCGGTGATGCTCAACCGCGCGCCGACGCTCCACCGGCTGGGGATCCAGGCATTCGAGCCGGTGCTGGTGGAGGGGAAGGCGATCAAGATTCCGCCGCTGGTCTGCGCCGCGTTCAACGCCGATTTCGACGGCGACCAGATGGCGGTGCACATCCCGCTCTCCCCTGAGGCGCAGATCGAGGCCTCGGTCCTGATGCTGAGCAGCCACAATATCCTTTCGCCCGCGAACGGCCAGCCGATCGCCATACCGAGCCAGGACATCGTGCTGGGGTGCTACTACCTCACCAAGGCCAAGCGGGGGACCCGGGGCGAAGGCAGGGTTTTCGGTTCGTTCGACGAGGCGATGTTCGCGCTGGAGAACGGGATGGTCGAGCGGCTGACGCCCATCCGGTACCGCTACACCGGAGCGCTGATGGACCTGACCACGCAGAACGACGATCAGGCCGTCATGCGGGCCGACGTGCGCGACGTGGACAACGAGTTCATCAACACCACCATCGGTCGCCTGATCTTCAACTCCGTCCTCCCGGAGGGCATTCCGTTCGTCAACGGGCTGATGAAGAAGAAGGGGCTGCAGCAGCTGGTCAATTACTGCTACCTGCGCTTCGGCCTGGACGCCACGGTGCCGATGCTGGACGACCTCAAGAACCTGGGATTCCTCCACGCCACCAAGGCGGGGATATCGATCGGCATCGACGACCTGATCGTTCCGGACAACAAGGGGGAACTGGTCGACGCGGCCCGCGAAGCCGTGATCGAAGTCGAGAAGCAGTACCAGGACGGGGCCATCACCGACGGCGAACGCTACAACAAGATCATCGACGTCTGGTCGGATGTGACCGAGAGGGTATCGGACGAGATGTTCCGCAAGATGGCCCAGCAGGACCAGAGCGGGTACGAGTTCAACCCGATCTACATCATGGCCGACTCCGGTGCCCGGGGGAGCAAGCAGCAGATCCGCCAGCTCGCGGGCATGCGCGGGTTGATGGCCAAGCCTTCGGGCGAAATCATCGAGACCCCCATCACGGCCAACTTCCGGGAAGGGCTCACGGTGCTGCAGTACTTCATCTCTACCCACGGCGCCCGCAAGGGGCTGGCGGACACGGCGCTGAAGACGGCCGATTCGGGCTATCTGACCCGGCGCCTGGTCGACGTCGCCCAGGACGTCATCATCTCCATGGACGACTGCAACACCCTGGACGGCATCTACGTGACCTCCATCATCGAAGGGGGGGAGATCATCGAGCCGCTGCGCGACCGCATCGTCGGCCGCGTGTCGCTCGAGAACATCAAGGACCCGCTGACGGGCGAGACGATCCTGGGGATCAACGAGGAGATCACCGAGTCGCTGGCGGCCGAGATCCAGGCCGCCGGGATCGAGAAGGTGAAGATCCGGTCGGTGCTCACGTGCAAGGCCAAGCGCGGGGTCTGCATCAAGTGCTACGGTCGCAACCTGGCCACCGGGAACCTGGTGGACCTGGGCGAGGCCGTGGGGGTGATCGCGGCGCAGTCGATCGGGGAGCCGGGAACGCAGCTCACCATGCGCACGTTCCATATCGGGGGCACGGCGAGCCGGACACACGAGCATTCGACGGAAGAGGCGAGGAACGAGGGTATCGCCAAGTTCCTCAACGTGCTGCACGTGACGAACAAGGACGGCAACCTGGTGGTGATGAACCGCAACGGGACGCTCATCATCGCCGACGAGGCGGGACGCGAGAGGGAGCGGTATCCGGCGGCCTACGGCGCCACGCTGAAGGTGAAGGAAGGCCAGAGGGTCAAGCCGGGACAGACGCTGATCGAATGGGACCCCTACTCCTTCGCGATCCTGACCGAGTTCGGCGGCACCGTCGTTTTCAAGGACATCCACGACGGCTTGACCGTCAAGGAGGAGCGCGACGAAAACACCGGGCTGGTACGCCAGGTGATCATGGAATCGGCCGACGAAAAATATCAGCCGCAGGTGGGCATCCGGAACGAGAAGGGGAAGATCGTCAAGAGCTACCTTCTCCCCTCCAAGGCCCATCTCTGGGTGGACAACGGCGAAGAGGTGTACCCGGGGAGCATCCTGTCCAAGATCCCGCGGGAAACCCGCAAGACCAAAGACATCACCGGCGGTCTGCCCCGCATCGTGGAGCTGTTCGAGGCCCGGAAGCCCAAGGAGACGGCCGTCATCACCGAGATCGACGGCGTCGTGCGCTACGCCGGGCTGGTGCGCAACCAGCGCAAGATCGAGGTGCACCATGAAAGCGGCATCATCAAGGAATACCTGCTGCCGCGCGGCGTGCACATCAACGTGCAGGAGGGGGAGTACGTGCGCGCGGGCGAGGCGCTGATGGACGGGCCGCGCAACCCGCACGACATCCTCAGGGTCCTGGGCGAAAAGGAACTGCAGGGCTACCTGGTCAACGAGATCCAGGAGGTCTACCGCCTGCAGGGGGTCAATATCAACGACAAGCACATCGAGGTCATCGTCCGGCAGATGATGCGGTGGATCAAGGTCGAGGAGGTGGGGGACACCGAGTTCCTGCTCGACGAACAGGTGGACAAATTCCGGTTCTACGAGGAAAACGACCGGACCGAAACTTCGGGCGGAATCCCCGCCAAGGGGCGTCCGCTGCTGCTCGGCATCACCAAGGCCTCGCTTTCCACCGACAGTTTCATCTCCGCGGCCTCCTTCCAGGAAACCACCCGCGTGCTGACCGAGGCGGCCATCAGCGGCAAGGTCGATTACCTGCGGGGGCTGAAGGAAAACGTCATCATGGGGCGCCTCATCCCCGCCGGCACCGGGATGGAGTACTACCACAACATCAAACTGACGGAAGAACTGGTCCCGATGGAGTTGCCGGAAGGGGACGAGGGGGGCGAGAGCGATCTCCTCGCTTCCGGCCTGGATATCGAACTCCTCAACCCGAAGCCGGCCGACGTCGGTTAG